In Vitis vinifera cultivar Pinot Noir 40024 chromosome 4, ASM3070453v1, the genomic window CatacataaagataaaaataatatttttacacatttcaaaataaaatataaaaaaaaaattattttcttttataaaaatctgcattaatttcccttaccttgaagaagcgctcaaaaacttgaagtatttagctTAACGAATTTACTCCTCActtaacataatatcatacataattatctaaaggtaaaaatttgataattctaaaaatattttatttagtattagggatcctaattaatttttcactgcattaatttcccttaccttgaagaagcgctcaaaaacttgaagtatttagctTAACAAATTTACTCCTCActtaacataatatcatacataattatttaaaggtaaaaatttgataattctaaaaatattttatttagtattagggatcctaattaatttttcatgctaatattattactacccaatattattttaacttcttaaataataataatataatttaatgaattttcaatttttttgtaaactcatatttcttccaaatcttattcaaccatatatttcttttgtatactaaaattaaattaaaatttttattaaaaacaattactattattattactatattttttcgATACCCTGCAACATCCAAACAACCCTATTGTAAGTCACTCACAAGCATCCAAATCgcacaattattactattattattattattaataatatcattattcttattaatctCAATGTCCCCTCTTACTTAACAAAATATCCCATGTACTTTTAACAACTCCAACAGCCCCACCAATtctactcattattattattttaatttatttcactaccACCATTTGCCTCTCACgattacatattaatttttttttctttagtgcCTCAAATCCAAAATCTAGAAACATgcaattctttttcttattattttccaatcccttaagccacatataatcatagatttatttactcatttaatttttaaattttcattgtttagatctattcatctaaaaaattttaaattttcctattttcatcaataaaacaacctatattcataatttcaatcttttgatcGAACAAAGGGATGTCGGTGGGCTTGGTACCGCTGGATAAATggaatcttaaaataaattaactaaactaaccctaatctaaattaaaattttctaaagaatatctaatgtgttcaaaactagttaacaaatataatatattaactagggttagaatcttacctgaAAAATATGAACTTCAAACTCTAGACTTCTAAACCTTTAACCCTACGTTCTCCAATTATCTGATTTTTGGTTAATAGAATTTTCTGAATAAAGAAGATaagaggaaaatctaatttatacataggatttttaattttaaaaggactcttttacttttaatgagtttaattaattaattaattaatttttaatttactattttgcctcTAAAGTTTATTCTAGGGTGTTACAGACTTGGTGAAAACTGAAGAATGATTTTGGGAGTTAGAAAGGCAATGCATCAATAAAATTATGTAAGTGAACTCGTGACTTAAAAAATGCCTATTAAACATATTACATTTTCAAGTAGTGTTTGTGATCTTCATATTTCCGTGATTTGTTGCAGGCATTGCACTGTCAATGATGAAGCAGGGTGCCATGCTGACTGTATTAAGCACGCTAGTGACAACTTTGGCTTGGTCGGCAACACTACTTGTCGTTACCGATTTCATAGACAACAAATGGACTATTGCTCTGGACAGGTTTTCTTTGTCATTTTATTGTACTAGGAATGCCTAGAGGAGGAGACAGACATTTGTCAATTTCATTTCTCTCAAAATGCTTGCATGCAGTGGtattggtgatttttcttaattaagagGCAACCTAGGTTAAAACTTGCAAGAGTTGATTCTAAATCATAGTGACCTTTAGATTTGGGACCTTTTAGGCACTGCTTTGGCAAACTATTGGAGTGACTTGATGAAAACTGAAGAATGATTTTGGGAGTTAGAAAGGCAATGCATCAATAAAATTATGTAAGCCAACCCGTGACTTAAAAAATGCCTATTAAACATATTACCTTTTCAAGAAACCTGTAAGAGAGTAATTTCAAGTATTTCAAAGTTTGGAAGCTAATCACGTCTGacaagattattattattacaatccCCAAATAGATTGATAGTAAAAAGCTTTTCCTTGGTCGAACCATCCCATCTCTTCAAATGGACCAAGCTATCCATGAAAATGATTTGTGGATGTTAGCAGGTTAGATAAATTTTTAACCTTGACTACAGGATGGAGGATGTTGAATGGTTTTGGTTTAGCTTCCTAGATTAAATTTCATACAATAATGCAGGGACATCATTTTTCTCTCTTGCAACATGAAATTGAGAAACTTCGAAGTGATATAGAAAAGATGCACAGTGAACTAAGGTCTGGTTTCACAAAGatactttacaacaattttttcctCATATGATGTaaggatatatattttttatacttcttCATAAGACAATGACATGCATTGTAACACATGTATGAAATTGACAAAGTCACTATTGTGATAAGGACTGAGTTAGCAAATCAAAATGCAGGAACCACTAGCCTCATTGTTGTGATAAGGGCTGAGTTAACAAATCAGAATGCAGAAACCAATCGGGTGAGTATCACAAGTGTAGCTAAGAAGTGTTTTTCATTACTTGGATATCTATGAGATTcaatctttgtttttgttttctaaagttttttcgggttgtcttatttttcttaatccTAGGAGATTCATGCACCAAGGGCTCAATTAGAAGCTGTAAAGTATGATGTCATAAAATACTGCATAAGTACCCTTGTTTCTATTTCAGCTATGGAGGTTGCTGTGATTCACATCTTGATGTAAAGAGTATATGATAACAATTATGCCATTAGAATCTCTTCCTAACTTAGTTCAATAGCAGTTGTTGTTAATACATgatattttgtgttaaaaattgaacaaataTCCTTTGCTTATGATAACACCAAGGGATGGCATTGCCATCAATATAACTCAAATTATCAGTTCAATCTTTGTGGTTTCCAGCCCAATATGCATCTTAAAACGCATAAAGATTCGGTGGAGTATTTTTTCTTAGAAATAAACCATGATAAATGGTGCTCTTGAGATAATGAAGAACATGTTTAGTATCTATTAAACTTGTttatggacccacattttttatttacatcCTTAATAataatcttcttcttcttttttttttgaaaatgcatctttattttgaaaaagttcTGAAGTCACcacccattttattttatttttaagaaaattaaaactctaaaatgacttctaaaagaaaaataagggaaGGACTAGGAATCATGTCAAGTTTAGGGTTTAGCTTACTCATTAGGAATACATACGACAACCCTTTATGTCCGAGCCTAAATAGTCTCCACAAATGAGTtgagagaaaatgaattttcaactAATCAATTAATGGATACCTCATCAAAAATTGTGTACAAGACAAACATATCAATTAAAGTATGGTGGATGGTATTACACAACTGAATTAACAACATAGATAATTCACTCAGATCGATTTTTCATGGCAGATGCATGAATGACAACACAagtttttccaatatttttcaaGGTGAGGATCAGTCCAAAAACATCCCAAGACATAGCCATTTTATAGCTTTATATGATGGAAAATAGATGGCATAAAGGGACAGTGGATTAGGAAACTAAAGGAGTACAGAAAACATGGAAAACTGGTGGGGAAGCTAGTTGAGAGCCCTTAAGCGCCCTTCATGGGGCTATCATAGTCGAGGCTCGCTAAATTTTGTGGTGCTTTCTGGGTGTTTTTAGATCCTTTGGTCATTTTTCTGAAGCAAAAACCTTGACTTAACACCCTATTTGAGTAAATTAAAAGAGTTTTATGATCAAACCCATCCAGGTTTATCCAAGTTTTGTTTAATATGAAGGATCCATTGGCAGCCCATGACATTTTGAGTTGGAGACAAGAGAATCAGTTCCCAAGTTCCATCATGAATAAGGGCATCAAATTCCTTACCCATCACATAGCACTAGTATGCTTGTTTTAAGGTCCATGAGACATCTTTTTGTTGTTTAGCCTCTGAATCAGCTGTTGAACTACCCAAATTTGTGACTAATTGCCAATAATGGAGGCATGAAGAGCTAGAGAATCCTCTCGCTTGATGAAGCTTTTCATGCTTAACTAGTTTGTCATTATGATTCTCGAGCATGAAGTCTAACATGCATATCTTTGAATTCAGGCCGAAGTACTCTTAGAATGAAGACTTAAAGATCATCCTTGTCAATCAAAGTAGCTCGGAAGATCATAGCCTAGCATCAAGGACTGGAATTATGCTTGCTCAGAAGAATTCCATCCCGTCGAATCCATGGTGGAAAGTTGTTAGGAGTGAGCTTCAAAGGTGGTTGAGTTGTCTCGGTCATGTCTTTAGTCATGGACGAAGAGTGAAGCCCATAACCAAAGAAAAGTTGAAGTACAGACTTGCTAATTTGATACCATATGAATTCagaatatatgaaatatatttgCACAAATTTTGGGAACAACtaacaaccaaacatattttcatatattcttatcaaaaacaaaaaattgttattgAGAATAGTTCCAAATATAGCCCTTAAAAGAATTTAGAAGTAGGTTCCCATTGGAACCTATATTGTATTGAAGTGGACCGCATCTGGTAATCTTTTCCGCCATGCTATATGAGATTTCCGGCGAAGCCTTAACAGTAGCAGATTAGCTGCTGCTACAGGATGCCGTCCAGCTTTAACATAGGTACTGTTGGCGGCTGTTAACATATTTCCCACTTATCTAGTCTTAAAAATTCCTAAACAAAGCCCAAACTGCTGCAAAAAGCAAGGCAACTTTCTCTCCACATCTTCCTAGTAAAATGATGTAAGATAGGTGAATCCACCCAGATGCGAATTTGCACTTGAGCAGGGCAATCTATCAATAAAATCCACCCACATGGTATGGATAGTACAAGAAGGTGGCACTGCTATGTGCTGTAAGAAGCCGCAACAGCTATATTGTCTGCATTCCTTGGCTTTGCTTGATCATGAAAATGGATTCCAGCTTGATTGAATAAGGAAAGCAGTTGCAGCAGCTCCTTCCCAGACAGTTTTGCAGGCCTCTTATCATCAAACCCACCTAATTTCAGAACCCCATTTATCTTCTCTTTGAACAGACTCATCTCCATTTCTGACCCGGGAGATGGATCACCATTCCCTTCATCACTCTCATtgccttcttcctcttctttatCTTCATCATAACTACAATCATAATTGCACCCACTGACTGCATTTCCTGTCTCTGAACCCCTCAAATTGGACAATCTCCAAAGCTCCATCACCCTTCTCTTATGCTTAAACGTTGCACCCAATGTCTTATTCTTCTTACTAAAACACGTTCTCGTGAAAGCACACCATTCATTCAAATCCACATCCGGAACTTCGGCTTTCGGACGTATTGTAACCACGGAAGAGTCAACTTTTGGACATGGAAGAAAGTCCCTCTTGCTTACATCCATAACAAATTCAACTTCAGCCACCAACTTCACATTCACAGCCAGACGGTTGAACTCTGAGTCGCCGGGGTTAGCCAACAGCCGCCGTGCGAACTCTTTTTGAAGGAGAAGCGTGGCGCTTCGAAATGGGTTCGCCCCGAATACCAATTTAGCCACCAGAGGCGAAGATATTCCATACGGGATGTTGGCCACAACAAGATCAAACTGAGGAAAATCCGTCTTCAATGCATCTTTACATATAACCTGCAAAACCCCCGATTCATATCAGCTTGTACCACAGCCATGTAAAGCTTACAAGTTTCTTTAAGGCATTACATCGAACAACATAAGAACAACGTCTCTTACAGTGAGCTGATCTTCAAGACCATGTTCAGCAACACGTTTACGGAGAATTTCCACCATTCTAGCGTCCAACTCAACTGCAACGACCCTTTGTGCTGCTTGAAGAAGCCTTAGAGTGAGATTTCCAGTGCCGGGTCCGATCTCAAGGACGGTATCTGTGGgctttatatttgattttcgaACGATGGTGTCGAGAACCCTTGGGTTGGTTAGGATGTGTTGACCCCAACTCTTGTATAGAAACATGTGCTTTTCTCCATTGTCTTTCTTCTGGACGTCGTCGTTTCTGGGAACGTACCGGCGACCGGGTTTTGTGTGGAGAAGGTGCCGCCGGAGAAGGAATCCCGTGAGGTTGCGCCGGAAATGACTTGGGCCGTGCATTGTGGCCTTCGTCTCCCAAAGACTCGGTCTACATTCAAATGGGGCTCATTTTTGGGCTTCTTATGAGTTATGATATAAGTCCCTGCAGACAACGAGGCCCAATAAGGTTTGTGAACCCAATGGGAAAGGCCATAACTGTCCAACAAGTTTGGACCCCTTTTTCAGAAAAGGGCCCCGTCTTGGGCCTCTCTGCGTAGCTTCTAAAACAATTGGGGTCCGTTTGGCTATGTTTCTTACctattgttttttgaaactgtttttaagacaaaagaaaaaaaaaatattattattattttataaaaataagggcaCTTGGCaaggtatttttaaaaatagttttttaaataaaaaaaacaaaaaaacttgtttaaacaaattgtttttaaagacgaattttctattttgattttgtaaaaccattataaattcaatttatataatattaattaaatttaattcaaagtttatgaaaaatgaaatattttttaattaaaaataaatagtttttagtaaaacatgaatagttatattaaaaaaaacataaattatacttttaataaaaagtatactattttaatatatgttaaAACAATATGGATTATTATCATCTTCGTAAgagtataatttaaaaataataataattattattaatattttatttaaaataaataatggataaagtttaacttttttaatatgtaaataagtacaaattttcatcatatgttaatttaaaaaactgatatgattaaattgttttaattttaaattattcttaaaaaactaaaaatttgattaaagaatttgaattattaattatgtcttatttaatttagaatCTATTTAACTAatgagaaaattcataaaatataattttgtgtTTAGGGGACACATTGAAGTTATGTTTCATAATATATcagtttttgtttattattttttgtagtgattatatctattttttgaatttcaaattatttttttaaaaaaaaattaaacttattatgaaccaatttttatccataaattttttgtattaattgggttcctatttgagtttcaaataatttttaaaaattattagacttattaataaatcaaacacattaaaattttgttaaatttggaatttatttgttagtgaaaaaaattgaaaaaatgtgATTTTACGTAGAAGATAAACAATAGAATcgttttaaatcaatttttatttataaattttttatattaattagattACTATTTgggttttaagttatttttaaaaattattaaacttattaatgaaTTCACATATTAAGTCttacttgatttgaaatttatttatttagtgaaaaaaaattataaaaatatgatatatatatatatatatatatatatatacaaaggaaaaattaatcaaatcatttaaaatgaattttggtcCATAACTTTATAAAGTTAGCGAGttcagtaattttttaaatactagttatatcaatttttatatttcgaattatttttaaaaaataatcatttctaTGTATCAAATATAGTgtgatttagaatttatttacataataaattttttttttggagaaccaaaaagaaattaaaaaaaaaaacttgtaatttgaataaaattagatcatgagaaggaaaaaaaatgatatcatattcaattttaattgttttctatgttttttttttaattaattaaaataatttctacttattttttaaaaactataaataaagaACAACCTTctattacatttatatttgcaCACAATAGGTGAATGGAGTTTCCTCAGCTCGAGTAAGAAGATGTTtttatacataattttatttttattttttattttttataaaaaaaagtcttaattGCTCTGAATACACTGTATTTTGAATGAACACACCAATTAATTCAAGGTGACTTAAAAATCTTTACTGAACTGCGTCCTCCCTCAGGAACCATACAAGAAATGCCcctttctctccctctctctctctctccctctctatTCTTTATAATGACAGAGACAAAGTGGGTGGGTCAAAATTCTGGGTTTGAGTAGGACCATATTGTTTGGACCAATGGCATTAATGGGATCATAAATTGTAAGCTTGGAGAGGCACCAACCGTGCAGTGTACCATAATAGTGTTTCTCTACTCAAATAGTATCTTCTTTTGGGTACTGGATAATGCTTCTGCGACAAATAAAACAAGTGAAGGGTAATGAATAAGGCATTTTTTGAtgaacaaaaaccaaaaacaaagagATATCAAGTGGAGGTTGTTTGCCTTTCCTGTGGCGTGGAGAGAAGGGGTAGAGGAGAGATTCATTGTGGTGTGTGGGCGTAAGGGTGATAAAGCCTAAGGGGCCGACTGACACACCGGGCCCAAAGTGTTGAAATAATGTGTGACCAATAATAATGTGGGAATGAGTGAATCTTGTAAGTGAAGGAATGGGTTTGGAGTCTGGATCTGGATCTGGACCCGGACCCGGACCCCCTGTTTTTCAGGCTTTGTTGAGGGGTTTGGCACCACCCCACTCCCTACCTGCTTCGTTAATAATTCTATGTGCTTAATGCATCATTATTATGGTTTATTAGTTTATAGGCCCCCTTGCCTCCCTTGTTTAAATCTTTCCTTTTCTGCCGACCGCATGGGTTTGGTCGGGTATGCACTGATGGCTGAGAGAAAGCGATGGTTTGGtcttcttccttttcatttatttgttgtgTTTTGATTATCATGGTTAAAATGTTGGATCTACGACACTGATATTAAATAAGCAATATATATAGGGAGTGTTTGGTAAACCATTTAATCAATTTAAagtaacttaattatttaatttaaatcatttaaaaaaattaaatatatttgataaaataatttagtataatcttaattaataaataaaaataattaatttattctaaaatctacatttttattttattcttttactcTTATTTCTTCTAATTTGTTATTTCACAATCTTCACTCTCACTTAATTTCCTttatcctaattataatttataatgataaatatattcatttattaatttaaaataaattttaatttaattttatcaaataatcttaatacttaaaagtaataattaaataataaatttttaaatcaataaattaaataaaatttaactaaaaatcaacttaataataagcaataagtaataaatattaaatttttagaaaaactgataatttatcataatattagcTCTCATGTgttgattttagaaaattgatttcTATCTTGAACTTTGTGACATGTGCCTCTATTTTctctaaatatatttaattatatgataCTTAagtttgtataaattaaaaaaaaaaaaaatgcttaggGAATAAAAGTCTCTAGaagaaaagtttatttaaaataaatggcATTGACAAGCTGGCTCTTTACTGAAAATCAATTCACTAATCTGGAAAATCCCGGATTGTGAGAGTGGGTTTACTTGAAGCTGGAATTAGCGGACGTTTACTTTTGCTCTAAGGGCATTTTAGTAATTTCAATACAAGAAAAAAGAGACAACGTCAAAGGAACCGAATCAAAGCCACGTGGCCATCCCAGTGTCATAGGATCCATCACAGATCCTCTTCGCTCTTTTACTCCTCCGGTACTTTATTCTGTACCTCTTAACCGTCTACTTTGGAATCCCCCTCCTGTCTACATCCACGCGCTCCAACCCATCATTATTCCTTGTTAAGGACTACTAGGAaattttaggctatgtttgattccggAAAGTacgaagaaaagaaaaaaaacgctaaaaaaaatgattttctcatgtttggttgtcctatgaaaaatatcaaggaaaatcaaatataattaaaactaattaaaaacttatgtatttttaaattatttaatctttatattgatgagttaaaataaataaaatgagtttgaagtaacaaaaaaaataatttatcaaattttaatctatttttttattttccttcactttttctttcattctacttttcctttgtattttctttctctcgcattttccctcaaattttccgggaaccaaacatagcattaagaaattttgaaaaacataaaatcagGGTCCGTGAGATGGACGTGTTTTATGGTATTTAGCATGCGCGTGGCTAAAGATTGTTCATAGTTAGgaagtagaagaaaaaaggggaaaagtgaGAATTCAGCTAAACGGAATCACCGCCACCGACGCAAACGGAAGGAGGATGACGAAAGTCCAGTTAACGTCGGACAACGGCTGGATGGAACGTGAGTGGGCTGTGGCTGTGCGTGACGGTGTGACATTCCGGACTCCAGAGAGGCATCATCCATGGCACGTGCACCGACGCTTTTAGTGGAGGACCCACATTGCGAGCACCCACACATGGGTGCATCTTCTTTCACGTGCCACCAATACCCGCCATCCTATCACGCGGTCTCCTCACTCTCCAACCTTTCATCATCTTGGTTCACTGGAATGACGTTAACGTTTTATATTATCCTACGCTGGCCCCACTTCGCATTGATCTGCACCGTCACTGAAAGGATTACACAGTGACCATTCCACTTCCAGATTGGCCGTTTTGCAATGATGTGAGCGGGTGAAAGTTACAGGCAGCATCTTATGTGATTTTTTggtggtaataataataataattattataatctaatggaaaaaatattaaaaataaaataagaaaaaagggaaataacatgaaaataaaaaaatattattcaatgaAGATTCTTTACatgaatatataaatttttaaaattttccctacatttcttttcctttatatgatttattaaattaataaaaagattttgattttctaaaaaacaattttaatataaatatttaatgatttatacatttttatataaaaattattattattttttaattttaaaaataaaaaacttaaaatatatttatgtttaaatgAGAAATGGAATGACGTTTTACAGTTAATAGgtgataaaaaagaataatatttttctcactaaaatATATTACACCTTAATCTCATTtgtttatatcttatataactTGTTTGTACCATATTTCAGCATCGAATGCCGAGAATATGATTCTATAAATTTTCTAGGTCTTTTTAATATTGGCAGCGGTTGAGACATTAATGGGATATTGAAGATAAATAGGAGTGAAGTAGGTAGGGAAGACACctgttattattttcattatggAAATCTTAAATAGAGGGCCATTCTTCTATCTTTAATGGACTCAAAGATTCCTTTTTGGCATCTAAATCaatttccttttataaaatacaattatGCTGCCTAAAAAGATGGTATCATTGGCAGGAAAACAGGATGCCTAATGGTCATTAAAGATGttcttcttccctttcttctactttttcctcaTCGATGGCTGTGATGCTTTAAAAACAAATGGAAGGGTTAGGTTTGGTAGGGCCTCTTGCAGAAGCAGTGGCATGTGAATCTTTAGAGAAAGAGAAGATGAATTTACTAAAGCTTCTCAACTACCAACCAACTTTAATCCTTGAGAGAAAGAAGTTAGTTAtatctaagtttattttttaatcataggCACCGCCTTAACTCTCTCATGTAAAGTAAAACACAAAAGATTTGTAATTCGGAGTCGATAGTATCATCTGACTTATCTATAATCACTTCCATATAGACATAATTAAGTTGTCTCGTACTCGTACGAGTATAATTAAGACATTACAAAATcatttatgtaaatattatttgtattGAATCAAAGAATGTCCGTATGGTTAAGAGGAATATATCATGTAGACACGATAAAGACCTCTCAAGGATATTAGGAAAttacaaagttatttctaaTGACCGGTGGAATAGGTCCGTATGCTATGCatgaaagatgagaagactagtgaagcatttttcacatcatgCCAACGAAATtcttggacttttttttttttttttttttttaacataaatttttCGTCACCTTACAGGACCGAGATATGCGGTGCATAGTGGGTAAGCAGCAGTGGTCAGGAATGGCGGGGGGAGTGGGGCAAGACCCCACTGACTTAGGGTTCTCTTCCACTCCATTCCTCCGTCCATCCCGCCGTTGAAGTCTACACAACATGACAAAAGAAGAAACATTAATAATGGTGGAAGGCAAACTCCTCCTAATGCTTTCACTAGCCTGCTTAAACATATGCGAAGTGGGGGCACATTATGACTAACCCACCTTTGAGTTGAACACCTCATCCCATTCTCGTTTCTTAATTCATTACCGTTACTACAATAATGAAAAGTGGATTTGGTGATCCTAGTCTCCCTCCATGTGATTAAACCAATGCCACTCAACATTTCTGTCCTCTCAGAGTCTTCCCTTCTGAAAAgccaattattttatttccatttgaTGCTGTTTTCAGCTCAAGTGGAATCTTATGATGGAAAGTTCccgtatttttattttattccctCAAGAGTTTTTTGGGTTAAATGTTTGGGTCTGTCttcaattccaaaaaaaaaaaaaaaattgtctgtTTCGagttgtaaaaaatattttttaatataaaaaaacgtcatcaatcaaataaatattgtatatcattgaaatatatttttatctaacaatcttattatatatttaacaattaaaCAACCGAGACAAGGAATTTTGAACAATTGAGTTTTTAAAGTTCCTGTGGGATAGAAACTTTATGATTTTCAAGGAAGATCATTCGAGTAGATTGTGATAAAGAGGTTTGAGTTATTACAtgaatttcttcaaaatttcactAAATTACGATGTTACTATATTTTGGCTACTCTGTCGGTGGAGGTAAGACAGTGACACCCAACATGTGGCCATTGTGGGTGCTTAGATTAGGTTTTCTTGCAAGTGTTTATCTCATTTAAGATTCGAAAGGAACTGTACTCACCCTACCCAATCTAAGACAATCACATATTACTATCATAAGGACAAAGCGTGAACGTTTTCATTGCTTCAT contains:
- the LOC100247089 gene encoding ribosomal RNA small subunit methyltransferase, mitochondrial, which codes for MHGPSHFRRNLTGFLLRRHLLHTKPGRRYVPRNDDVQKKDNGEKHMFLYKSWGQHILTNPRVLDTIVRKSNIKPTDTVLEIGPGTGNLTLRLLQAAQRVVAVELDARMVEILRKRVAEHGLEDQLTVICKDALKTDFPQFDLVVANIPYGISSPLVAKLVFGANPFRSATLLLQKEFARRLLANPGDSEFNRLAVNVKLVAEVEFVMDVSKRDFLPCPKVDSSVVTIRPKAEVPDVDLNEWCAFTRTCFSKKNKTLGATFKHKRRVMELWRLSNLRGSETGNAVSGCNYDCSYDEDKEEEEGNESDEGNGDPSPGSEMEMSLFKEKINGVLKLGGFDDKRPAKLSGKELLQLLSLFNQAGIHFHDQAKPRNADNIAVAASYST